GCGCACTGGTCGCATGTCAGGCGCAACGAGAAAGCAGCGAAACAGGGACGCCGCCGTGTGCAGGCGCGCATGCACCCGCGCCGCAGTCGAAAACACTTCATAAGGACCGGAGAAATCGAGTATCTCCACATCGTCAAAAACAAGTATGCCTACGCTCAACATCATGCACTCCTTCGCACAGGAAATCCGGACGACGGCTCCTTCGAAGAAGGAGTGCCGCGCCTGAAAGTCATCTTAGGGAAGGAGGCGATGCGGCGAAATGCGCATGGGGGACAAGATGCGGACAAAAACGGACATGCGAATGGATAGGCTGCTGTAGAGAGGAATGGCGCAAGCCATTGCGTCCCCTGTCATTTGCCCGAATTGCGTTAGCCGCCTAACAATCGCACACGAAGAATGGTTTCGAAGTCCTGGCGGGTGGAGCAAAAGACATGGACATAGACGATCATCTTTCCATCATCGATTTGATAGATGATCTTGTTCAGGTTTTCCACGACCATCTGACGGTAGTGTTCGAAACCTGTCTCGGTCAGTTCGGGAATCGGCTTTCCCATTTCTGGGTGAGCCTTCAGCAAATCCACCGATTTCTTGATCGCGGCATACTTTTCTCTCGCCACATCAACACCGAAATTCGACACAAGATAGTTGTGATACAAGTCCCGTAGTTCAGCTTGCGCGCCTTTGAGCAAGACAACGCGGTACGTCATCGGGCGATTTCCTTGTCCATCCCGGCAAAGAACTCATCGGCATCAACAAATTCCCCGCGCGCGATTTCCTTTTGACCCAGCGCCAGAATCTTGAGAAGAGCCATCGTCTGCTGTGTTTTCTCAAAGCTCTTGATGTCCTGCACAACGAAAGTCGCCTCGCCATTCTGCGTGATGATCATCGGCTCACGGCTCTCGGTAATTTCCTTTACGACCGACGCAGTTTTTTCCTTGAGGTAACTTATCGGTTTGATACATGATGAAAATTGCATGCCGCCTCCGAATTTTCCGAAACATTCAGACTAAATATAGACCGAATTCAGTCTTATCGTCAATAAAACAAGAAGCAGATCAAAAGAAGGGAAGCCGGACGAGATGAGCCCGAAGTTGACGCGCGGGCGCCTCAAGAGGTGAAACTACCCGATACGATACGCAAGCTTCCACCCTTGGAGCGACATTACCGATTCATTCTCCAAGTGCGGCGCACGGTAGTAGGCACAACGTGCCCACTCTGTCGCTCTCAATCGCGATTCACCAACACCCCATCCACCACTTCCGCCACCCCACCCCGCACCAGTTGCGCCACCACCCATTGCGCCAGTTCCGCATCATCCCGATGCAGATAGCGCCGGTTCGCCTCATGGAACAGATGCATGTTCGACAGCAAGGGCAGCACCTCGGTCAGCGCCATTCTCTGCTTGTCGAGCAGCAGGAATTTCAGCAGCACCTTCACGGCATTCTGTGCATTGCGCACCGGGTCGGCGATGAAGTAGTCGATGCGCGAGAACGCGGTCTTCAGCACCTTGTCGACATCGGCAAACGGCGCGCCGTGTCCCGGGATCACCAGCCGCACGTCGAGCGAGGCGATCAGTTCCAGCGTGGCGCGCGTCTCCGCAAAACCGGATTCTCCCTCCAGCTCCGGGAAGATCACGCCGAAGCCGTTTTCCCACAGTGCATCCGCCGAGATCAGGATGCGCTCCTGCGGACAGTACAGGATCAGCGAATGCGGGTCATGCCCCGGTGCGCCAAGCGCCTGCCATTCCATGCCGCCCAGTGTCAGTGTGTCACCCGGCGCGAGCGTGTCGTCGAAGGTAAAGCGCTCGCACTGCTGGCCGGTGGCGGCGTAGCTCAGTTCATCCTCGGCCCAGGCGCGCACCATGTCGGCGTCCGCGACGGGAATCGTGGTGCGGCAACGGTATTCGCGCTGCAGTGCCGCGTTGCCGCCGCAATGGTCGGAATGCAGGTGCGTGTTGATCAGCCGGTCGAGCGGCCGGCCTTGCAGCGCGTGCTTCACCAGCGCGAGCGTTTGCGGTGCGTGCGTGAGATAGCCACTGTCCACCAGCGCGGTTTCTTCGCCGAGGAACAGGATGTTGTTCGACGAGAGCCAGCCGCGCTCGAACACGCGCATGCTTGCGGGCAGTGTCATCGTTTGGTGTTGAACGCGAGCGCGATTTTTGTGAATTCGATCAGCATCTCGCGCGTGCCGCCATTGAAGGTGGCGATCGAATTGCCGGTGCGCACCACGAGCCGCGGCGGGAACAGCCACGACATGAAGGGGATGCCGATCAACTTCGCCGCGCTGACGTTGCGCCATTCAACCTGCTTGTTGTGCATGCCGGTTTGCCGGATGCCCTTGTCGTCGATGGTGGTGGTCGAGCGCAGGAACCAGTAGCAGCTGATCGCCAGCAACAGCGCCGCGCATGCGAGCGAGACCGCGAGGCCGAAGCCGAATTGCATCAGCGGAAAGCGCAGCACCACGCTTGCGCCGTATGCCGCGAGGATGGTGCAGATGACAGTGGCGACAGACTTGAAGCCGGTGCTGTAGGTTGGGCCGCTGACGGTGTTCTGTGGTTGGTAAAGCTGCATTGCGGATGGTGTCCTTTGATGGTTGCTATGGTTGTTATGGTTGCTGTCCGGCTTGAATGTCCTGAATATCCTGCTTGCGATGGATTCCACATCTGTCGCTTGCCGTCATGCCACGCGCAGCGAGGAATGACGCGCACGGCGAATGTGTCAGCGACAACGCCTCAACGCGCAAACACGTCATGCTGCCGCCGCCTGATCTCCACCCACACCGCGCGCTTCGTCTCCTCGCTCGCG
The Noviherbaspirillum cavernae DNA segment above includes these coding regions:
- a CDS encoding type II toxin-antitoxin system RelE/ParE family toxin, encoding MTYRVVLLKGAQAELRDLYHNYLVSNFGVDVAREKYAAIKKSVDLLKAHPEMGKPIPELTETGFEHYRQMVVENLNKIIYQIDDGKMIVYVHVFCSTRQDFETILRVRLLGG
- a CDS encoding type II toxin-antitoxin system Phd/YefM family antitoxin, whose protein sequence is MQFSSCIKPISYLKEKTASVVKEITESREPMIITQNGEATFVVQDIKSFEKTQQTMALLKILALGQKEIARGEFVDADEFFAGMDKEIAR
- a CDS encoding MBL fold metallo-hydrolase, whose translation is MTLPASMRVFERGWLSSNNILFLGEETALVDSGYLTHAPQTLALVKHALQGRPLDRLINTHLHSDHCGGNAALQREYRCRTTIPVADADMVRAWAEDELSYAATGQQCERFTFDDTLAPGDTLTLGGMEWQALGAPGHDPHSLILYCPQERILISADALWENGFGVIFPELEGESGFAETRATLELIASLDVRLVIPGHGAPFADVDKVLKTAFSRIDYFIADPVRNAQNAVKVLLKFLLLDKQRMALTEVLPLLSNMHLFHEANRRYLHRDDAELAQWVVAQLVRGGVAEVVDGVLVNRD